One window of the Anaeromyxobacter dehalogenans 2CP-C genome contains the following:
- the flhA gene encoding flagellar biosynthesis protein FlhA, translating into MSSTSISGPPAGGRAELAVAVGVLGILAILIVPLPAPALDVALALSIGLSVLMLLVALGLDRAVDFSVFPSLLLLVTLFRLALNVATTRLILTDGGNGAGAAGHLIETFGRFAVGGSLVVGLVVFLILLIVNFTVITKGSNRVSEVAARFTLDALPGKQMAIDADLAAGLVDDREARARRQALERETEFFGAMDGASKFVRGDAVAGLAITAVNIVGGLLTGLVRDHLSLSAAAETYTLLTVGDGLVSQMPALLVSTAAGLVVTRAAGSDLGTQVATQMLGRPPVLRTAAGVLLALGLLPGMPLAAFGGVAGALLLAARRAARRQEAAARAPRPAAEAQGPERIQDLLALDALELGVGYGLVPLIDLEKGGELPGRVTALRRQLATDLGIVLPPVHLRDDLRLEPGQYRVLLRGVELGRGLAHPERLMALDPNGGDPAVEGVPGVDPAFGLRAVWISPADRPRAEALGLTLVDAASVITTHLSELLRRNAHEIVGRQEVQELLGMLGRDAPKLVEDVVPGAISLGELVRVVRGLLREGVSVRDLRTVLEAVADAAPRSKEAAWLVEAARRRLSRQLTARATGADGVVRALTLDRSTEETLRATLGASDGEAALAPDVETARRLVASLEAGATRLTGAGHPVVLLAPPDLRRPLFDFASRFVPDVQVLAARELVPGTTVEPAGTVQAQPQLAA; encoded by the coding sequence GTGAGCTCGACGTCGATCTCGGGGCCGCCCGCCGGCGGCCGGGCGGAGCTGGCGGTGGCGGTCGGGGTGCTCGGCATCCTCGCCATCCTGATCGTGCCGCTCCCCGCGCCGGCGCTGGACGTCGCCCTGGCGCTCTCCATCGGGCTCTCGGTGCTGATGCTGCTCGTCGCGCTCGGCCTCGATCGCGCGGTGGACTTCTCGGTCTTCCCCTCGCTCCTGCTGCTCGTCACGCTGTTCCGCCTGGCGCTGAACGTCGCCACCACCCGGCTCATCCTCACCGACGGCGGCAACGGGGCCGGCGCGGCCGGCCACCTCATCGAGACGTTCGGGCGGTTCGCGGTCGGCGGCAGCCTGGTGGTCGGCCTGGTGGTGTTCCTCATCCTGCTCATCGTGAACTTCACGGTGATCACGAAGGGCTCGAACCGCGTCTCGGAGGTGGCGGCGCGCTTCACCCTGGACGCCCTCCCCGGCAAGCAGATGGCGATCGACGCCGACCTGGCCGCCGGCCTGGTGGACGACCGCGAGGCGCGCGCGCGGCGGCAGGCGCTGGAGCGCGAGACCGAGTTCTTCGGCGCGATGGACGGCGCCTCCAAGTTCGTGCGCGGCGACGCGGTGGCCGGCCTCGCCATCACCGCGGTCAACATCGTGGGCGGCCTGCTCACCGGGCTGGTGCGCGACCACCTCTCGCTCTCCGCCGCCGCGGAGACCTACACCCTGCTCACCGTCGGCGACGGGCTGGTGTCGCAGATGCCGGCCCTGCTCGTCTCCACCGCCGCCGGCCTGGTGGTGACCCGGGCCGCCGGGAGCGACCTCGGCACGCAGGTGGCGACCCAGATGCTGGGCCGGCCCCCGGTGCTCCGCACCGCCGCGGGCGTGCTGCTGGCGCTGGGGCTGCTGCCGGGCATGCCGCTGGCCGCGTTCGGCGGGGTGGCCGGGGCGCTGCTGCTCGCGGCGCGGCGGGCCGCCCGCCGGCAGGAGGCCGCCGCCCGCGCGCCGCGCCCCGCCGCGGAGGCGCAGGGCCCGGAGCGGATCCAGGACCTGCTGGCGCTGGACGCGCTGGAGCTCGGCGTCGGCTACGGGCTGGTGCCGCTCATCGACCTCGAGAAGGGCGGCGAGCTGCCCGGGCGCGTCACCGCGCTCCGGCGCCAGCTCGCCACCGACCTCGGCATCGTGCTCCCCCCGGTGCACCTGCGCGACGACCTCCGCCTCGAGCCCGGCCAGTACCGCGTGCTGCTGCGCGGCGTCGAGCTCGGCCGCGGCCTCGCCCACCCCGAGCGGCTCATGGCGCTCGACCCGAACGGCGGCGACCCGGCGGTGGAGGGCGTGCCGGGCGTGGACCCGGCGTTCGGCCTGCGCGCGGTGTGGATCAGCCCGGCCGACCGCCCGCGCGCCGAGGCGCTCGGGCTCACGCTGGTGGACGCCGCCTCGGTGATCACCACGCACCTGTCCGAGCTGCTGCGCCGCAACGCCCACGAGATCGTGGGCCGCCAGGAGGTGCAGGAGCTGCTCGGGATGCTGGGCCGCGACGCGCCCAAGCTGGTGGAGGACGTGGTCCCGGGCGCGATCTCGCTGGGCGAGCTGGTGCGGGTGGTCCGGGGGCTGCTGCGCGAGGGCGTGTCGGTGCGCGACCTGCGCACGGTGCTGGAGGCGGTGGCCGACGCGGCCCCGCGCTCGAAGGAGGCGGCCTGGCTGGTGGAGGCCGCGCGCCGCCGGCTCTCGCGGCAGCTCACCGCCCGCGCCACGGGCGCCGACGGGGTGGTGCGCGCGCTCACCCTCGACCGCAGCACCGAGGAGACGCTCCGGGCCACCCTGGGCGCCTCCGACGGCGAGGCGGCCCTCGCGCCCGACGTCGAGACCGCGCGGCGCCTGGTCGCGTCCCTGGAGGCGGGCGCCACGCGCCTGACCGGCGCCGGGCACCCCGTCGTGCTCCTGGCGCCACCGGACCTGCGCCGGCCGCTGTTCGACTTCGCCAGCCGCTTCGTGCCCGACGTCCAGGTGCTGGCCGCTCGCGAGCTGGTGCCGGGCACCACCGTGGAGCCGGCCGGCACGGTGCAGGCGCAGCCGCAGCTCGCGGCCTGA
- a CDS encoding EscU/YscU/HrcU family type III secretion system export apparatus switch protein — translation MADAEDQENRTEPASAQRLARARDEGQVPLGHDAALAAGLAGAALTLVAQARGLGGGLAELMRHAAGSVDRAPFATLPALAARPAAAALSVCAAAALAGAAATLAQTRGGCWPRLAAPDPSRLLQPGRLLRPLSRDFLLDLALALAKVGAIGAAAWSAARDGVARLPALLGAAPGEQLALVFSLVARVALPVLLAAAALALAELGLARWRFARKHRMTKDEAKREVKEDEGDPLVRGRRRRRHRELLRNQARLEVPRADALVVNPTHVAVALRYRRDEGRAPRVTAKGKGELARQMRALAREHGVPVVQDVPLARLLYRKVKVGREIPAQTYKAVAAVLAFVYRAAGRRDGGARA, via the coding sequence GTGGCCGACGCCGAGGACCAGGAGAACCGCACCGAGCCGGCCAGCGCGCAGCGCCTGGCCCGGGCCCGCGACGAGGGCCAGGTGCCGCTCGGCCACGACGCCGCGCTGGCGGCCGGGCTGGCCGGCGCGGCGCTCACGCTGGTGGCGCAGGCGCGCGGGCTGGGCGGCGGGCTGGCCGAGCTGATGCGCCACGCCGCCGGCTCGGTGGACCGGGCGCCGTTCGCCACGCTGCCCGCGCTGGCGGCGCGGCCGGCGGCGGCTGCGCTGTCGGTGTGCGCGGCGGCGGCGCTCGCCGGCGCCGCCGCCACCCTCGCGCAGACGCGCGGCGGGTGCTGGCCCCGGCTGGCCGCCCCCGATCCCTCGCGCCTGCTCCAGCCCGGCCGGCTGCTGCGCCCGCTCTCCCGCGACTTCCTCCTCGACCTGGCCCTGGCGCTCGCCAAGGTCGGGGCGATCGGCGCGGCCGCCTGGAGCGCCGCCCGCGACGGGGTGGCCCGGCTCCCGGCGCTGCTCGGCGCCGCGCCCGGCGAGCAGCTCGCCCTGGTCTTCTCGCTGGTCGCCCGCGTGGCGCTCCCGGTGCTCCTCGCCGCCGCCGCGCTCGCGCTGGCCGAGCTGGGGCTGGCCCGGTGGCGCTTCGCGCGCAAGCACCGGATGACGAAGGACGAGGCGAAGCGGGAGGTGAAGGAGGACGAGGGCGATCCGCTCGTCCGCGGCCGGCGCCGGCGCCGCCACCGCGAGCTGCTCCGCAACCAGGCGCGCCTGGAGGTGCCGCGCGCGGACGCGCTGGTGGTGAACCCGACCCACGTGGCGGTCGCCCTCCGCTACCGGCGCGACGAGGGGCGCGCGCCGCGGGTGACCGCCAAGGGCAAGGGCGAGCTGGCCCGCCAGATGCGGGCGCTGGCGCGCGAGCACGGCGTGCCGGTGGTGCAGGACGTGCCGCTCGCCCGGCTGCTGTACCGCAAGGTGAAGGTGGGCCGGGAGATCCCGGCCCAGACCTACAAGGCCGTGGCCGCCGTGCTCGCGTTCGTGTACCGCGCGGCCGGCCGCCGCGACGGAGGGGCGCGCGCGTGA
- a CDS encoding flagellar biosynthetic protein FliR: MDLPLATAWGFGLLLLRTAGLCAVAPVLGARVVPARVRLALALALTWAVHAGAGSPAVAPPAGLAGLAGAALAETATGLLAGLAARWTLDAALAAGHLAGLSAGLGYSALVDPITGAESSAVSQTVFVVAQAVAVALGVHREAVAWLVRSAVAWPPGAAPDPAGLASRAAGQAILSVALAVRLAFPVMAAALLGHLLLAVMGRMAPQLSLSNVGFSASTLAAGLALYLTAPAAAELAARAAVAALAGPGG; this comes from the coding sequence GTGGACCTGCCGCTCGCCACGGCCTGGGGCTTCGGCCTGCTGCTGCTCCGGACCGCCGGGCTGTGCGCGGTCGCGCCGGTGCTCGGCGCGCGCGTCGTCCCGGCCCGGGTCCGGCTCGCGCTGGCGCTCGCGCTCACCTGGGCGGTGCACGCCGGAGCAGGTTCCCCCGCGGTCGCGCCGCCCGCCGGCCTCGCCGGCCTGGCCGGCGCCGCGCTCGCCGAGACCGCCACCGGGCTCCTGGCGGGCCTCGCCGCGCGCTGGACGCTCGACGCCGCGCTCGCCGCCGGCCACCTCGCCGGCCTCTCCGCCGGCCTCGGCTACTCCGCGCTCGTCGATCCCATCACCGGGGCCGAGTCGAGCGCGGTGTCGCAGACGGTGTTCGTGGTGGCCCAGGCGGTGGCGGTGGCGCTCGGGGTCCACCGCGAGGCGGTGGCGTGGCTCGTCCGCTCCGCGGTCGCCTGGCCCCCGGGCGCCGCGCCGGACCCGGCCGGGCTCGCCTCGCGCGCCGCCGGCCAGGCGATCCTCTCGGTCGCGCTGGCGGTCCGCCTCGCGTTCCCGGTGATGGCGGCGGCGCTGCTCGGCCACCTCCTGCTGGCGGTGATGGGCCGGATGGCCCCGCAGCTCTCGCTCTCCAACGTGGGGTTCTCGGCCTCCACGCTCGCCGCCGGCCTGGCGCTGTACCTGACCGCCCCGGCCGCCGCGGAGCTGGCCGCGCGCGCCGCGGTGGCTGCGCTCGCCGGGCCGGGAGGGTGA
- a CDS encoding flagellar biosynthetic protein FliQ: protein MTPELPGALLREALLLLAAVGGPVLGALLLVGLVVGVLQAATQVNDAAVGFLPRVAAAGAVIWLLGGWMMDRLSGFLAQCILRMAGR from the coding sequence GTGACCCCCGAGCTGCCCGGCGCGCTGCTGCGCGAGGCGCTGCTGCTGCTCGCGGCGGTGGGCGGGCCGGTGCTGGGCGCGCTGCTCCTGGTCGGCCTGGTGGTGGGCGTGCTGCAGGCGGCGACGCAGGTGAACGACGCCGCGGTGGGCTTCCTGCCCCGCGTGGCCGCGGCCGGCGCGGTGATCTGGCTGCTGGGCGGCTGGATGATGGACCGGCTCTCCGGCTTCCTGGCGCAGTGCATCCTCCGGATGGCGGGGCGCTGA
- the fliP gene encoding flagellar type III secretion system pore protein FliP (The bacterial flagellar biogenesis protein FliP forms a type III secretion system (T3SS)-type pore required for flagellar assembly.) gives MSALGLPLAALTVASPAAEGALQISVNGGGSAPVKLFLVLTALSFATALLVSVTSFTRIVIVLSFLRQALGTPQVPPNQVLVGLALVLSCFVMSPTATRVYADALGPYLDDRIGQAEALERASGPVREFMLRQTRDQDLALFYEISATPRPAAGDAIPMSIAVPAFMISELTTAFRMGLFLYVPLLLVDLLVSAILMSMGMMMVPPTLIALPVKIGLFVMADGWRLVVGALARSFA, from the coding sequence GTGAGCGCGCTCGGCCTGCCGCTCGCGGCGCTGACGGTGGCGAGCCCCGCCGCGGAGGGCGCGCTGCAGATCTCCGTGAACGGCGGCGGCTCCGCGCCGGTGAAGCTGTTCCTGGTGCTCACCGCGCTGAGCTTCGCGACCGCGCTGCTCGTCTCGGTCACCTCCTTCACGCGGATCGTGATCGTGCTCTCGTTCCTGCGCCAGGCGCTCGGGACGCCGCAGGTCCCGCCGAACCAGGTGCTGGTCGGCCTGGCGCTGGTGCTCTCGTGCTTCGTCATGTCGCCCACCGCGACGCGCGTGTACGCGGACGCGCTGGGCCCGTACCTCGACGATCGCATCGGGCAGGCCGAGGCGCTGGAGCGCGCCAGCGGCCCGGTGCGCGAGTTCATGCTCCGCCAGACGCGCGACCAGGACCTGGCGCTCTTCTACGAGATCTCCGCCACGCCCCGGCCCGCCGCCGGCGACGCCATCCCGATGTCCATCGCCGTTCCGGCCTTCATGATCTCCGAGCTGACCACCGCCTTCCGCATGGGCCTGTTCCTCTACGTGCCGCTGCTGCTGGTGGACCTGCTCGTCTCGGCCATCCTCATGTCGATGGGCATGATGATGGTGCCGCCCACGCTCATCGCGCTGCCGGTGAAGATCGGCCTGTTCGTGATGGCCGACGGCTGGCGCCTGGTGGTCGGCGCGCTGGCGCGGAGCTTCGCGTGA
- a CDS encoding flagellar biosynthetic protein FliO gives MPTSLVVALVLAAAPLPADLPAPAAPEPGAPAQTAVATPPPAPAPAPAAAPAAAAAAAAPAVPAAAPATPPARPLDLGRAPGLGALAAPGLLLAALAAAALVLARRRRAAPRHVEVLETTSLGPRRALVLARVGDEVLLLGASEAGLALLRALPAVPAPAAAAPAQAVPPPLPARPAPADLLARLRGLGRAGAPAPAPGFEALLAESAEDQELRRKLARGQAGSVR, from the coding sequence GTGCCCACCTCGCTCGTCGTCGCGCTCGTCCTGGCCGCCGCGCCGCTCCCCGCCGACCTGCCCGCGCCCGCGGCGCCGGAGCCCGGCGCGCCCGCGCAGACCGCGGTCGCGACGCCCCCGCCCGCCCCCGCCCCCGCCCCCGCCGCCGCTCCCGCCGCCGCCGCCGCCGCCGCCGCTCCCGCCGTCCCCGCCGCCGCGCCCGCGACGCCGCCCGCCCGCCCGCTCGACCTGGGCCGCGCGCCCGGCCTCGGGGCGCTGGCCGCGCCGGGGCTGCTGCTCGCGGCGCTGGCCGCCGCGGCGCTCGTCCTCGCCCGCCGGCGCCGCGCCGCGCCGCGGCACGTCGAGGTGCTCGAGACCACCAGCCTCGGCCCCCGCCGCGCGCTGGTGCTCGCGCGCGTCGGCGACGAGGTGCTGCTGCTCGGCGCGAGCGAGGCCGGCCTGGCGCTCCTGCGCGCCCTCCCGGCGGTCCCCGCCCCCGCGGCCGCGGCGCCCGCCCAGGCGGTCCCCCCGCCCCTCCCCGCCCGCCCCGCGCCGGCCGACCTGCTCGCGCGGCTGCGCGGCCTGGGGCGAGCGGGCGCGCCCGCGCCGGCGCCCGGCTTCGAGGCGCTGCTCGCGGAGAGCGCCGAGGACCAGGAGCTGCGGCGCAAGCTGGCCCGCGGCCAGGCCGGGAGCGTCCGGTGA
- a CDS encoding flagellar motor switch protein FliM has translation MPATLTSDEIKALMSAIQDGRLATEGAASSRAQVAPYDLTSQDRIIRGQMPTLDAINEQVASMLGIGLAGRTRLALRISSAPATLLKFADLAPLLAPPASVCILGLGASYGFALAVLEAGLAEALLAAALGDRRVRQPEEGGDTRRELTSVEQLVLRRLLRLLADAMTQAWAPVLPFEPEVLRLEPDPRMASIAPPTDVGIVSGFELKGGIEGRLHLVIPYAAVESAKQKLSSPRRLSQRADERFADALAREVEQVPVEIRGLYGRARIPFARLLELAEGEVLLLDTDEGRPVPVVVQGREKLLGTPTVSGGSLALVVDQPLRPPALTPATLVR, from the coding sequence GTGCCCGCCACCCTCACCTCCGACGAGATCAAGGCGCTCATGAGCGCCATCCAGGACGGCCGGCTCGCCACCGAGGGCGCGGCGTCGAGCCGGGCCCAGGTCGCGCCCTACGACCTCACCAGCCAGGACCGGATCATCCGCGGCCAGATGCCCACGCTCGACGCCATCAACGAGCAGGTGGCGTCGATGCTGGGCATCGGGCTGGCCGGCCGCACGCGGCTCGCGCTGCGGATCAGCTCCGCGCCGGCGACGCTGCTCAAGTTCGCCGATCTCGCCCCGCTGCTCGCGCCGCCCGCCTCGGTGTGCATCCTGGGGCTGGGCGCGTCCTACGGGTTCGCGCTGGCGGTGCTGGAGGCGGGGCTGGCCGAGGCGCTGCTGGCGGCCGCGCTGGGCGACCGGCGCGTCCGCCAGCCCGAGGAGGGCGGCGACACGCGCCGCGAGCTCACCTCCGTGGAGCAGCTCGTGCTGCGCCGCCTCCTGCGCCTGCTCGCCGACGCCATGACGCAGGCCTGGGCGCCGGTGCTCCCCTTCGAGCCGGAGGTGCTCCGCCTCGAGCCGGATCCGCGCATGGCCAGCATCGCCCCGCCCACCGACGTGGGCATCGTCTCCGGGTTCGAGCTGAAGGGCGGCATCGAGGGGCGGCTGCACCTCGTCATCCCCTACGCGGCGGTGGAGTCCGCCAAGCAGAAGCTCTCCTCGCCGCGGCGCCTGTCGCAGCGCGCCGACGAGCGGTTCGCGGACGCGCTGGCGCGCGAGGTCGAGCAGGTGCCGGTGGAGATCCGCGGGCTCTACGGCCGCGCCCGCATCCCGTTCGCGCGCCTGCTCGAGCTCGCCGAGGGCGAGGTGCTGCTGCTCGACACCGACGAGGGGCGGCCGGTGCCGGTGGTGGTGCAGGGGCGCGAGAAGCTCCTCGGGACGCCCACCGTGTCGGGCGGGAGCCTGGCGCTGGTGGTGGACCAGCCGCTCCGCCCGCCCGCGCTGACCCCCGCCACCCTCGTGCGCTGA
- a CDS encoding flagellar basal body-associated FliL family protein produces the protein MADANDSPTPPPAPAPGGSKLVPALLALNLLVVAALLAVFLLRGGAAGGPAAAAAGDPHGKAGAGAPPGPTIKLADFIVHLRDTDADRYARVTFDVEVATEDDRTRLAPLVPRVRDAFIAYLSDRTVEELRGGDAIARTKAALSERLGALAAGVEIRALYITDLVIQ, from the coding sequence ATGGCAGACGCGAACGACAGCCCCACCCCGCCCCCGGCCCCGGCGCCCGGCGGCTCGAAGCTCGTGCCGGCGCTGCTCGCGCTCAACCTCCTCGTGGTCGCCGCGCTGCTCGCGGTCTTCCTGCTGCGCGGCGGTGCGGCGGGGGGCCCGGCCGCCGCCGCGGCGGGCGACCCGCACGGCAAGGCGGGCGCGGGCGCGCCCCCCGGGCCCACCATCAAGCTCGCGGACTTCATCGTCCACCTGCGCGACACGGACGCCGACCGCTACGCGCGCGTCACCTTCGACGTCGAGGTCGCCACCGAGGACGACCGCACGCGCCTCGCCCCGCTCGTCCCGCGGGTCCGCGACGCGTTCATCGCCTACCTCTCCGACCGGACGGTGGAGGAGCTGCGCGGCGGCGACGCCATCGCGCGCACCAAGGCCGCGCTCTCCGAGCGCCTCGGCGCGCTGGCGGCCGGCGTCGAGATCCGCGCGCTCTACATCACCGACCTCGTCATCCAGTGA
- a CDS encoding HDOD domain-containing protein, which produces MSVDKLSAELEAILVKRIEADQLFLPTLPAVATRVLDVLRDPDAGMKEAAQILEKDPVLAARALRMATSAAFAAGTRRITLQEALARLGTRSLKALLVEASAQKLFVSRDAQINAALKALWEHSVAVGILARDVLALTGTGDSESAYLAGLLHDVGKPVVASVLLEVERQLTEVYQRGWIDSGEWLAVVGRVHRRVGVALADRWQLPAPIVACIREATEYDKGDRASLANAVCFANALAKKSGIFAGAIDAEDVDALVMIGRSVIGISDDVLRTLTRGLRERVRGLYD; this is translated from the coding sequence ATGAGCGTCGACAAGCTCTCCGCCGAGCTGGAGGCGATCCTCGTCAAGCGGATCGAGGCCGACCAGCTCTTCCTGCCCACCCTGCCCGCGGTGGCCACCCGCGTGCTGGACGTGCTGCGGGATCCCGACGCCGGCATGAAGGAGGCGGCGCAGATCCTGGAGAAGGACCCGGTGCTGGCGGCCCGCGCGCTGCGCATGGCCACCAGCGCCGCGTTCGCGGCCGGCACCCGCAGGATCACGCTGCAGGAGGCCCTGGCGCGGCTCGGCACCCGCTCGCTGAAGGCGCTGCTGGTGGAGGCGTCGGCCCAGAAGCTGTTCGTCTCGCGCGACGCGCAGATCAACGCGGCGCTGAAGGCGCTGTGGGAGCACTCGGTGGCGGTGGGCATCCTCGCCCGCGACGTGCTCGCGCTGACCGGGACGGGCGACTCCGAGTCCGCCTACCTGGCCGGCCTGCTCCACGACGTGGGCAAGCCGGTGGTGGCGAGCGTGCTGCTCGAGGTGGAGCGGCAGCTCACCGAGGTGTACCAGCGCGGCTGGATCGACTCCGGCGAGTGGCTGGCGGTGGTGGGCCGGGTGCACCGGCGGGTCGGGGTGGCGCTGGCCGACAGGTGGCAGCTCCCCGCGCCCATCGTCGCCTGCATCCGGGAGGCGACGGAGTACGACAAGGGCGATCGCGCCTCGCTCGCGAACGCGGTGTGCTTCGCGAACGCCCTCGCCAAGAAGTCCGGCATCTTCGCGGGCGCGATCGACGCCGAGGACGTGGACGCGCTGGTGATGATCGGGCGCTCCGTGATCGGCATCTCCGACGACGTGCTGCGGACGCTGACGCGCGGCCTGCGCGAGCGCGTGCGCGGCCTCTACGACTGA
- a CDS encoding response regulator, with product MPAILTVDDSRAVRTIVGKQVKELGFDVLEAEDGVQGLEQLAQAQVDLVLLDVTMPNMDGPAMLQSMRDGGNQTPVIMLTSESKRSIVAGAMKLGIADYILKPFKPEELRSKVLSVLQGEGGVGGLGAEPIAEAAPAEVAAAGPAAPAGGRFVDVLVVDDMENVQKKLRSMVPQHVSLNGYTSAASALAACRERVYRVVLVDTEIPDVNSAVLAQQIRVLQPHAALVALALRTANDVTKEVREQGFDDVLFKPFRPETIDDFLLQYFDNQDFLQIEDNVLRLAPFAGRADKVDRFYNRVHAVFAGALEKVAAACYDEVVLDVGTPPLEGDRLPKLVNAVAEKARDFGMSLALVGAPEVRKALGGYTETKDLRLFATVQEARAGGAA from the coding sequence ATGCCCGCCATCCTGACCGTGGACGACAGCCGCGCGGTGCGCACCATCGTCGGCAAGCAAGTGAAGGAGCTGGGGTTCGACGTGCTGGAGGCCGAGGACGGCGTCCAGGGCCTCGAGCAGCTCGCGCAGGCGCAGGTGGACCTGGTGCTGCTCGACGTCACCATGCCGAACATGGACGGCCCCGCCATGCTCCAGAGCATGCGCGACGGCGGCAACCAGACGCCGGTGATCATGCTCACCTCGGAGTCGAAGCGGAGCATCGTGGCCGGGGCCATGAAGCTCGGCATCGCCGACTACATCCTGAAGCCGTTCAAGCCCGAGGAGCTCCGCTCCAAGGTGCTCTCGGTGCTGCAGGGCGAGGGCGGCGTGGGCGGGCTCGGCGCCGAGCCGATCGCCGAGGCCGCGCCCGCCGAGGTGGCCGCGGCCGGCCCCGCCGCCCCGGCCGGCGGGCGCTTCGTGGACGTGCTGGTGGTGGACGACATGGAGAACGTGCAGAAGAAGCTCCGCTCCATGGTGCCGCAGCACGTCAGCCTGAACGGCTACACCAGCGCCGCCTCGGCGCTGGCCGCCTGCCGCGAGCGCGTCTACCGGGTGGTGCTGGTGGACACCGAGATCCCCGACGTGAACAGCGCCGTGCTGGCCCAGCAGATCCGCGTGCTCCAGCCGCACGCCGCCCTGGTGGCGCTCGCGTTGCGCACCGCCAACGACGTCACCAAGGAGGTCCGGGAGCAGGGCTTCGACGACGTGCTCTTCAAGCCGTTCCGCCCCGAGACCATCGACGACTTCCTGCTCCAGTACTTCGACAACCAGGACTTCCTGCAGATCGAGGACAACGTGCTGCGCCTGGCGCCGTTCGCGGGCCGGGCCGACAAGGTGGACCGCTTCTACAACCGGGTCCACGCGGTCTTCGCCGGCGCGCTCGAGAAGGTCGCGGCGGCCTGCTACGACGAGGTGGTGCTCGACGTCGGCACGCCGCCGCTCGAGGGCGACCGGCTGCCCAAGCTGGTGAACGCGGTGGCCGAGAAGGCGCGCGACTTCGGCATGTCGCTCGCGCTGGTCGGCGCGCCCGAGGTCCGCAAGGCGCTCGGCGGCTACACCGAGACGAAGGACCTCCGGCTCTTCGCCACCGTCCAGGAGGCGCGCGCGGGCGGCGCCGCCTAG
- a CDS encoding chemotaxis protein CheX yields the protein MTQTMLGLTFVPDAARTPWRDLVWRGAVLSIAGARPLTVGLSSDRDGCTALTAALFQVAAEEVSDEMLSDSLCELVNMTAGLLKAHLRLEQALGLPRVVPTGQPPVPPPPESANSVVLRAEHLGLVLWVFEGLA from the coding sequence GTGACCCAGACGATGCTGGGACTCACCTTCGTCCCCGACGCCGCCCGGACGCCGTGGCGCGATCTGGTGTGGCGCGGGGCCGTGCTCTCCATCGCGGGCGCGCGCCCGCTCACGGTCGGCCTGTCCTCGGATCGCGACGGCTGCACCGCGCTGACCGCGGCCCTGTTCCAGGTCGCCGCCGAGGAGGTGTCGGACGAGATGCTCTCCGACTCGCTGTGCGAGCTGGTGAACATGACCGCCGGGCTGCTCAAGGCGCACCTGCGCCTGGAGCAGGCGCTCGGGCTGCCGCGGGTGGTGCCCACGGGCCAGCCGCCAGTGCCGCCGCCGCCCGAGAGCGCGAACAGCGTGGTGCTGCGCGCGGAGCACCTCGGCCTGGTGCTGTGGGTGTTCGAGGGCCTGGCCTGA